Proteins found in one Nerophis ophidion isolate RoL-2023_Sa linkage group LG21, RoL_Noph_v1.0, whole genome shotgun sequence genomic segment:
- the med10 gene encoding mediator of RNA polymerase II transcription subunit 10 yields the protein MAEKNENLEEHLEKFVENIRQLGIIVSDFQSSSQAGLNQKLNLMITGLQDIEKCRQQLHEINVPLEVFDCIDQGKNPQLYTKECLERALARNEQVKGKIDTLTKFKSLLISELGKVFPEEMAKYKAIHGDDAPS from the exons ATGGCGGAGAAAAATGAAAACCTAGAGGAGCACCTGGAGAAGTTTGTCGAAAATATCCGACAGCTCGGGATCATTGTCAGCGACTTCCAGTCCAGCAGTCAAGCGGGTCTCAACCAAAAGCT GAATTTAATGATAACCGGACTGCAAGACATTGAGAAATGCCGACAACAGCTACACGAGATCAACGTACCTCTGGAGGTGTTCGA CTGTATCGACCAGGGCAAAAACCCCCAGCTGTACACCAAGGAGTGTTTGGAGCGAGCCTTGGCAAGGAACGAACAGGTGAAAGGGAAGATCGACACGCTGACG AAATTCAAGAGTCTTCTCATCTCCGAGCTGGGTAAAGTCTTCCCAGAGGAGATGGCTAAGTACAAGGCCATCCACGGCGACGATGCGCCTTCTTAG